The following proteins come from a genomic window of Nostoc sp. ATCC 53789:
- a CDS encoding glycoside hydrolase 100 family protein, translated as MHLNELETTENLKEVEEAWLTLEKSILYYQGRPVGTVAAYDASVEALNYDQCFVRDFVSSALIFLIKGRTDIVRNFLEETLKLQPKERALDAYKPGRGLIPASFKVVSENGQEYLEADFGEHAIARVTPVDSCLWWIILLRAYVIATEDFSLAYQPEFQNGIRLIMEICLANRFDMYPTLLVPDGACMIDRRMGIYGHPLELQVLFYTALRASRELLICQGNSDIVAAIDNRLPLLCAHIRQHYWIDINRLNEIYRFKSEEYGKGAVNLFNIYVDSVPYYELDKWLPKKGGYLAGNVGPSQLDTRFFSLGNLMAIISDLATEEQSQAIMTLIEERWDDLVGDMPMKICFPALEHEEYRIVTGCDPKNIPWSYHNAGSWPVLMWMLAAAAVKTNKISLAQKAIETAQGRLSTDQWPEYYDGKKGRLIGKQARKYQTWTITGFLLAKELMANPTYLPLISFGKLPAEQVSRACEFEIASVDPYMQ; from the coding sequence ATGCACCTAAACGAATTGGAAACTACTGAAAATTTAAAAGAAGTAGAAGAAGCGTGGCTAACACTAGAAAAATCAATTCTCTATTATCAAGGCCGCCCCGTTGGTACTGTAGCCGCTTATGATGCATCTGTAGAGGCTCTCAATTATGACCAGTGCTTTGTTCGGGATTTTGTCTCTTCAGCTCTAATTTTTCTGATCAAAGGTAGAACAGATATTGTTCGCAATTTCTTAGAAGAAACCTTAAAGTTACAACCTAAAGAAAGGGCATTAGATGCCTATAAACCTGGACGAGGATTAATTCCAGCTAGCTTTAAAGTTGTATCAGAAAATGGGCAAGAATATTTAGAGGCTGATTTTGGTGAACATGCGATCGCTAGAGTTACACCTGTTGATTCTTGCCTATGGTGGATTATTTTGTTACGTGCCTATGTAATCGCCACTGAAGATTTTTCTCTAGCTTATCAACCTGAATTCCAAAATGGCATCAGGTTAATCATGGAAATCTGCTTGGCGAATCGCTTTGATATGTACCCAACGCTGTTGGTTCCAGATGGTGCTTGTATGATTGACCGTCGTATGGGCATTTATGGGCATCCTTTAGAATTGCAAGTTCTTTTTTACACAGCATTGCGTGCATCTCGTGAACTGCTAATTTGTCAAGGGAATTCCGATATTGTTGCAGCCATTGATAACAGGTTGCCTCTTTTATGCGCTCATATCCGCCAGCATTATTGGATAGATATTAATCGTCTGAATGAAATTTATCGCTTCAAAAGTGAAGAATATGGTAAAGGTGCTGTGAATCTGTTCAACATATATGTAGATTCTGTTCCCTATTATGAATTAGATAAGTGGTTGCCAAAAAAAGGTGGCTATCTAGCGGGTAATGTCGGGCCGTCGCAGCTAGATACTCGCTTCTTTTCACTCGGAAACTTAATGGCGATTATTTCAGACTTAGCCACCGAAGAACAGTCACAAGCAATTATGACTCTCATTGAGGAACGATGGGATGATTTGGTGGGAGATATGCCGATGAAAATTTGTTTCCCAGCTTTAGAACATGAAGAATACAGAATTGTAACTGGATGTGACCCCAAAAATATCCCTTGGTCATATCATAATGCTGGTAGTTGGCCAGTTTTAATGTGGATGTTGGCAGCTGCGGCTGTGAAAACTAACAAAATAAGTCTTGCACAAAAGGCTATTGAAACTGCCCAAGGACGGCTCAGTACAGATCAATGGCCAGAATATTACGACGGTAAGAAAGGGCGACTAATTGGGAAACAAGCTAGGAAATATCAAACTTGGACAATTACTGGGTTCTTATTGGCGAAAGAACTGATGGCAAACCCCACTTATTTACCATTAATCAGCTTTGGTAAATTACCAGCAGAACAGGTTTCTAGAGCATGTGAGTTTGAAATCGCTAGTGTAGACCCGTATATGCAATAA
- a CDS encoding type II toxin-antitoxin system HicA family toxin, whose protein sequence is MSEWSSTKAKRVLAALLRIGWEIKRQPGSHKILTRPDWADFVFAFHDGQEIGPRMLARIAKLTGLTPEDL, encoded by the coding sequence ATGAGTGAGTGGTCTAGCACAAAGGCAAAGCGTGTCCTAGCTGCTTTGCTACGTATTGGTTGGGAGATTAAACGCCAGCCAGGTTCACATAAAATTCTGACACGTCCTGATTGGGCTGATTTTGTGTTTGCCTTTCATGATGGTCAAGAGATTGGGCCTCGGATGTTAGCAAGAATTGCTAAACTGACAGGTTTAACACCTGAAGATTTATGA
- a CDS encoding type II toxin-antitoxin system HicB family antitoxin, with protein MNFTIEIEQEEDGRFLAEVIGFPGVLAYGQTPEEAVARVQALALRVLADKLEHGEVTPELVSVSFAAA; from the coding sequence ATGAACTTCACGATAGAGATTGAACAAGAAGAGGATGGACGCTTTCTGGCTGAAGTGATTGGTTTTCCTGGTGTACTGGCTTACGGTCAGACACCAGAAGAAGCAGTTGCCAGAGTTCAAGCATTAGCTCTACGTGTGTTAGCAGATAAGCTGGAACATGGAGAAGTAACTCCAGAGCTAGTAAGCGTTTCATTTGCCGCAGCATGA
- a CDS encoding VOC family protein encodes MQILKVLTRVYLSPVDLDEAIAFYENLFTEKCWLWFQYSESELELASVGSILLIAGSAEALSPFKSTHATFLVDSLNDFKEALIQQGAVILAEPNKVTTGANMRAMHPDGTIIEYLEFG; translated from the coding sequence ATGCAAATTCTTAAAGTATTAACCAGAGTCTATCTTAGTCCAGTAGACTTGGATGAGGCGATCGCTTTCTATGAAAACCTTTTTACAGAAAAATGTTGGTTGTGGTTTCAATATTCCGAGTCTGAGTTAGAACTCGCAAGTGTGGGTTCTATTCTTTTAATTGCTGGTTCAGCAGAAGCACTCTCTCCATTCAAGAGTACACACGCAACATTTCTTGTGGACTCACTCAATGATTTTAAAGAAGCACTTATTCAGCAGGGTGCAGTGATTCTGGCGGAACCGAACAAAGTTACCACTGGAGCGAATATGCGAGCGATGCATCCTGATGGAACCATTATTGAGTATCTTGAGTTTGGATAA